Proteins found in one Hevea brasiliensis isolate MT/VB/25A 57/8 chromosome 18, ASM3005281v1, whole genome shotgun sequence genomic segment:
- the LOC131175943 gene encoding precursor of CEP14-like — protein MARSTVLALIFLVPFAAFLSNIEGRKLLMTDTEEYNKKEVRITVPSLFESLFFSALPKGTVPSSSPSNKGHATLDNEQLFQRHLASIDRILQSVPSPGVGH, from the coding sequence ATGGCTCGTTCTACTGTCCTGGCGCTCATTTTCTTGGTACCCTTCGCTGCATTTTTGTCAAATATTGAGGGCAGGAAGCTGTTGATGACTGATACAGAGGAGTACAATAAAAAAGAGGTAAGAATTACTGTCCCTTCTCTGTTTGAGAGCTTGTTTTTCAGTGCCCTTCCAAAGGGTACAGTTCCATCTTCTTCTCCAAGCAATAAGGGTCATGCCACATTAGATAATGAGCAGCTCTTCCAGAGGCATCTCGCCAGCATCGATCGGATTCTACAGTCTGTTCCAAGCCCTGGTGTTGGCCATTAA